The window GACGCCCAGTCCGGCGCGCTCCATGTAGTCCACGACCTCGTCCTCACTGAGGTCGACGCCGAGCAGGGTCTCGATGCGGTCGTGCGTGACGTGTTTCTCCGTCGTCTCGAAGTCGGGGCGGACGAGCGTGCGGTCGGGGTACTCGACGTCCACGGACTCGATCTGGCCGCCGCGGGCGGAGAGGGCGTAGCAGAGGATGACGCACATCTTGTCGATGGTCCACTGGTCGGTCCCGGTGAGTTCGATGAAGAGGTCGCGGGAGTCCGTGGTGACCTCGGTGCGGCGGCCGTTGATGACGGGCGGGAAGCTGAACAGCCCGAGGTCGTCGTAGATGGCCGGATAGGTGTCGTGGCCCTCGACGAGGTCGGCGTACGTCTCGCCCGTGGGGTGGTCGGTGAGCACCTCGTCGGGCGTGAGTTCGCGGTCGGAGTCGAGCGCGACGAACGTGTCGCCGTCCGGGCTGACGCCGCGGTACTCGACGGAGTTGTGGTCGTCGGCGGCGTCGGGGCCGAGCGCGCCGCCCTTGAGCATCGTGAGGTCGTGGATGCCGATAGCGCCCTTCGCGCGCTTGCGCCCCATCGTCGCGTGCAGTTTCTCCTGGAGTTGGATGAGGGAGTCGAGCGCGTCCTCGCTGAGGTTCACGTCCCGGACGACGGCGCCGGTGACGTACGGCCGGTAGTCGGGGACGGAGTCGTCCACTTCGATCGTCCACTCGGCGTCGTTCGCGTCGGGTACGAAGATGCCGCGGGTGTCGCCGTACTGGTAGCGCAGGGAGCGCGCGACGCCCTCGACGCTCAGGCGGTCGAGTCGGTCGGGCGCGAACTCCAGTTGGAACGCGCCGCCGTCGGTTTCGCCCTCGAATTCGAGGCCGAGCGCGAACAGGTCGTCCTTCAGTTCGTCGTCCGATTTCTCGTCGTGGCCCGTGAGCGTGCGGAGTTCGTCGGGGTCGATGTCGACGACGACCATCAGTACAGCACCTCCTCGCCGCGGAGGTAGTCGAGGTCGACGAGCGTCCCGTGCACGTCCCGGATGTCCTCCGCGCCGGTGACGAGCATCATCAGACGCTCCAAGGCGAGCCCCCACGCCATCACGTCGCAGTCCACGCCGAGCGGCTCCAGGACTTCGGGCCGGAAGATGCCGGAGTTCCCGATCTCGATGATTTCGCCCGTGCGGGGGTGTCGGCCGAACAGTTCGAACGACGGCTCCGTGTAGGGATTGTAGTGGGGTTTGAACGTCACGTCCTCGATTCCGAACTGGCTGTAGAACTCCGTGAAGGTTCCCATGAGGTCTCTGACGCTGAGGTCGTCCGCCATCACCCAGCCCTCTATCTGGAAGAATTCGAGGAGGTGCGTGGCGTCGAGCGTGTCGTTCCGGTACACTTTCTCGACGCTGAAGTACCGCTGCGGGGGTTCGAGGTCGCCCTCGGCCTCCCCGGAGAGGTAGCGCATGGAGAGGGAGGTGGTGTGCCCGCGGAGGTCGAGGCCGCGCGCCATCTCCTCCGTCCACGGGCTGTGGTAGCCCTCGCCGTCGTCGCCGACGCCCTGGCGGTGTGCGTCCTCGACCCGGGAGACGAGGTCGTCGGGGAGGTCGCGGATTTCGCTCGGCTGGGAGAGCGCGAACTGGTCCCAGTGGGTGCGCGCGGGATGGTCTTGGGGCATGAACAGCGCGTCGTTGATCCAGAACTCGGCGTCGACGTGCGGGCCCGCCATCTCCTGGAAGCCCATGCCGACGAGCACGTCCTTGACGTTCTCCGCCATCTCGCGGAGCGGGTGAGTGCGGCCGGGGTTCACGTCCTCCGCGGCGGCTTCCACGTCGTACGACCGAAAGTCGGCGTCCCGCCACTCGCCGGAGGAGAGCACGTCGGGCGTGAGCTGTCCGAGGCCGCCCTCGGTTTCGACGCCCTCCATGAGCGCGGTGACGCCCGCCTCGGTGAGCTGGACAGTTCGGACGGTTCGCTCGGAGCGCGAGACGAGATCGCGGCGGACGAGCGCGTCCACAGCGGACTCGTCGGTGACGGGTTCGCCGTCGGCGAGGCTCGCGAGCGCCGCGGCCTCCCCGTCGCTGTCGGGGTCGGCGTCGGGGTTCGCGGCGACGCTCCCGGCGTCGATGGTGCCGTAGCCCTTCCGCGCGAGGTTCGACAGCGCGATGTCCACCTGCGGGCCGTCCAGGCCGGCGCGTCCGAGGAGTTCCCCGAGCGACACGGAGTCGTCGGTCGCGCCCGCCTCGACGGCCGCCCGGTAGAGCCGAACCTCGGGCAGGCCGTCGTCGAGGTACTCGCGGGCTTCCTCGGTGAGTTCGAGTTCCTCCTCGACCGTCTCAGTGACGGAGAGCAAGCCTGCTTCTTCGAGTTCGAACGCCGCGCCCGTCACCGTCTCCGGCGGCAGGTCGGCGTCGTCCGCGATGTCGTCGATTCGCCTGGGTTCGTCGGCGCTCGCGGTTTCGAGCACCGCGAGCTGATGTCGTGGCAGTTGCATTGTGCGTGTGCGCGTAGAGTACTCGGAAAGCGGTTCCGATGCCCGCACGAGCGGTTTCGGCGCCGACCGGCCGGCGCGTCCACCCTCGTCACGGGTCGAAAAAGAACCCGAACCCCGGACCGTCGGCTTCGCGAACGATGCGGCGCGCGTGGGATTCGGACGCCATGCTCGAATCGTCAACCGTCGGCGGCAAAAGCGTGTCGTCTACGCCCGCGTGGACGTGAGCTGGATGTCCGCGTCCTCCAGGAGGTCTTCGACTTCCGCGCGTTTCTCCTGGTGGTCGGCGAGGAACTCCCGCATCAGTTCGGCGGCCTGTTCCTTGCAGTCCCCGCAGAGGCGGTCGCCGTTCCGGCACTCCTCGTACACGCGCTCGGCGAACTCGTCGTCGTCCGCCGCGAGGAGGTACGCGTACAGTTCGTAGACGGGGCAGTCGTCGGGCCGGCCGCCCTTCTCGCGCTGTTCCTCGGCGCTCTGCCGGCCGCCCGTCGTCGCCGACTTGACCTTCTCGTAGCCCGTCTCGGGGTCGTCGAGGAGGCTGATGTGGCTGGCGGGAATCGAGGAGCTCATTTTCCCGCCCGTGAGCCCCGTCATGAACCGGTGGTAGACCGAAGAGGGCGGGACGAACCCGTACCCGCCGTGTTCGACCTCTACGTCCTGTGCGAGGTCGCGCGCCTCGGCCTCGGTGAGGTCGAACGCGTCCACGTGCCCCTCGAACACGCGTTTCTCGCCCTCGACGGCGTCGATGAGCGCCTCGAACGCGTCGTCCGTGGCGTTCCGGTCGAAGAAGCGGGTGCGGGGGCGAAGCGGTTCCATCCCGGCGTTCTCCAGTTTCTCGATCGTGGCGGAGAGCATCGCTTCGTCCACGCCCTCGGGGAACGCGTCGACGCCTCGGTCGGCGAGCCACTCCGCGGCCTCGACACACCGCGGCGTCTCGGCGTCGTCCGCGTACTCCTCGCGGGCGTCGTAGGCGCGCGCGACCAGCGGGCGTTCGTCGTCGGTGAGCTCGAAACTCGCGTACGCCTCAGTGACCTTGAAGTATCGAGCCCGGGACGCGAGGTCGCGCGCGAGTCGAATGTGGGGGTCTTGGTCGGGGCCGACGGGAATCACGGTCGGCTTCGGCTCGTCCAACTGCGGGTAGAGGATGTCCGCCATCTGCGTGACGACGGACTGCATGTGCGAGACGTCCGTCTCGCCGCCGAACCCGTAGATGGCTTCGAGCTCGCTGAAGTTCGCTTCCGCGCCGAGTTCGAACGCCAAGTCCTGGAGTTCGCGGTTCTCCGACTGCCGGTACAGTGTCCCTTCTTCGGGGTCGAATCCGAGCGCGAGCAGGCTCAGGAGGTAGTTCCGCGAGTGTTCGTCTATCTCCTCCCAGGTGAGGCCGCGCGCGGCGTTCGCTTCCAGGTCGGCGATGAGCGCGTACGCGTCCCCGCCCTGCTCTTGATGCCAGATTATCTCGTCGAACACGAGCTTGTGCCCGATGTGGGGGTCGCCGGTCGGCATGAACCCGGAGAGCGCCGCGAACGGTTCGTCCGCGCGCATCGCGTCGAGAACGCGGCGGTAATCCCGGTGGCCGAAGATGATGGCGCGCCGCATCAGGTAGTGGGGGTTCGGCACCTCGTCGAGGAGGTCGTCGAACGCCTCGATGCCGAACTCGCCGAACAGTTTCTCGTAGTCGGAGACGGTCGACGACCCCCAGGGGTCGAGGGTGACGTCGTCCGCGCCGGCCGTGCCGTCGTCGCGTGGTGTGTCGTCAGTCATGGAGTGAGTCGGGAGACCGCGAGCCAGTCGGGTGAATCCTGTGCGTCCAGCGCAAAAACCATTCGCTTCCGCACGCCGTGCGCGAGCCGGACGTCGAGCGCCACGTCCCGCGGGGAGAACGTGTGGTCGGCGGGGAGCGAGCGCACGAGCCAGGGGGAGTGTCCGAGGTTGTCGGCGTCCTCGATGTCGTGGTAGACGCGGAAGTCCGCGCCGAACTTGAACCCGGTCTTGGGCGTGTAGCCGGCGTCGCGGAGCGCGCGGTACGCGCGGAGCCGGCGGTCGAACCGGCCGCCCTCGGCGTCCCGGCCGCGCTCGACGACGGCTTCGACGCCGCCCTCGACGGACAGCGCGCCGACCGCGGCGAGGTGCGCGGCCTCCACGAGCGACAGCTGGAGCGGCGCGTGCTCGGCGGCGCGTCCCGTGAGCGGCTGGCCGTAGAAGAACTCGTGGTGGAGGCGTTCGGGCGGCTCCCAGACCACGACGCGGTCGTCGAGGAGCACGCCGTCGGCCGCGGGCGGCGTCTCCGGCGTGTCGTCGGGGACCGCGAGGCGTTCGGTCTCGAAGTACGTGATGTCGCTCTCCTCGTCCACGACGGCGAGCGTCACGTCCCCGAGCGCGCTCGCGGCCACGTCGGCGCGTTCGCTCACGGTGCGAATCCGGTACGCCTCCGTGTCGTCCCACGGGCCGTCCCCGCGCGGGTAGACCACGAAGTCGATCCCCTCCGAATCGTCGACCCAGCCGTCGCGGGCGGGCGAGAGGTAGAACCCGCGGTCGCGGAGGTCGGCGTACACGACGAACCGCGCGCCGAACCCCGCGTTCTGTCGGGCGAGGTAGTCCGCGAACCCGCAGTCGTTCCCGTCGACTTCGACGGCGTCGAGGTCGCCGCGGAACAGGAGGTGGGCGGCCTCGACGGGCGCGAGCACCACGTCGTCGCCGTCCCGCGGCCGCCCGTACCCACGGGAGTCGTAGAAGCGCTGACGGGCGTCCCCGCCGACGTGGACGAGTCCGTCGCGCGCGTGTCCGTTCATGGGCGCTGAGAGGCCGCCGAGCGCCCTATTGGTTGCGGTCGCAGGTCGCGTCCAGACACCGCCGGCCGCTCGGCGTGTCGAACGCGGGGAGGCCGCAGTCGCAGGCGCCGTCCACGACCCCGGACGGGATTCGGTAGACGGCGTCGCAGTCCGGGCAGACGGCGTCGAGCGCGCGCCGCCGCTCGATGCCGAGGAGACTCCCGCAGCGACACGTCCACTCGGCGTCGAACGCGCCGATAACGGCGTCGTCGAGGGAGTCGCAGGTGCGGTCGAGACAGCATTCGAAGGTGTCGCCGCGGTCGGCGCGGAAGGTGGGCAGCCCGCAGTCCTCGCAGGTGGTCTCGGTGAGCGTCGCGTCCCGGGGGAGCGCGTAGGCGGTGCGACAGCCGAGGCAGGTGACGCGCGCGCCGTCCCGAACGAGCGTGCTGGCGCAGTCCGGGCACGTGCCGACGGTGGGGCCGGCGGGCGTGACGGGATAATGCGCGCTCCCGTAGTCGGCGTTCGAGTCGACGCGGAGGCGTTCCTCGTTCTTCGTCGCGACGAGCGCGAACCCGGACGTGTCGCGTTCGAACTGCACGGAGTTCGGGCGGGTGAGCCACGCGGCCGGCTGGTAGCCGGCGTCGTCGTGGACGAGGACGGTGTTGTCGGGTTTCACGAGCACGACGACTTCGCCGCGCTGGGTGGTGGTGCGGCCGTTCTCGTACGTGACGGTGCAGTCGCCGGCGAGGACGCGGGTGGAGTCCTGCATACCGCGGGGTGGCCGCGGCTTCCTACGTGAACTCTCGGCCTACGCCACGCGCACCGTTCGCGTCTCGGAGACGGGCAGGAGCGGGAGGTCGGGGAAGACGACTTCGACCTCGTAGGTGAGTTCGTCCGCGCTCGCGCCGAACACGCCCACGGGAACCTGGAGGGAGTCCGTGAGGAACGCGGTCTTCTCGGTCATCTCGGTGTCGTTCACGCGCACGCTCACGTACGCGCTCGCGCCGCCGCCGTCGTTCGTCACCGCGACCTCGCACAGCTCGTTCTCGCCGAGCGCGATGGCGTCGGGGAAGTCGCCCCAGTCGAAGCCTACCCGGGGGGCGTCGGTCGCCTGCTCGTACACGCTCTCCGCGACGCCGCCGGAGAGCCCGGCGTCCACGAGGCCCTCGACGCCCGCGTCGTAGGCGTCCGCCGGCGTCTCGATTCCCTCGTCGGCGAGTTTGTGCGCGCGGCCCGCGCCAACGCCGTCCAGGGCGGTGAGGCCGACGGCCCGCCGGGGGACGCCGGTGTCGATGCGCGCCTCCAGTCGGTGCGCGAGGTTCGCGCCGCGCGGGCGGTCGAAGCGCTCGAAGAACTCCGCGAGCGCCGCGAGCAGCCGGAGCGCGTTCTGCGTGATGACCCAGGCGTCGCTCCGGAGTTCGGGCGGCACGCTCCCCCGCGTGTTGGCGTAGAGGATTGCGAGCACCTTCCGCGGGCCGGATTCGAGGTCGCTCCCGCGGTCGCGGAGCGAGGACTGGATCGCGTCCCGTTCGGACTGCCGGGCGCTCACGCTGTCGAACTCGCGGGCGGACGCGACCGCCGCGAGTATCGCTTCCTCGTCGAGGGCGTCGTTCGTCGCGAGGTCGTGGAAGGCCTCGGCGGTCTCCATCCGGAGGTAGTACGTCGAGGTGAGAATACCGAGTGTGGTCGCCGAGAGGCCGAGGTCGTCGTCGGCTTCGACGAACCCGCGGCCGCGGAGGGTGTCGAGGTGGTCGCGGACGCGGTCGCGGAGCCCGGCGAAGTCGTAGTCGTCGGGTTCGGACTGCGCGCGGTGGTAGTAGAACGTGGTTTCGAGCCAGTCCATCACGTCGCCGACGCCGCGGATGGTGCCCATCGCCACCTCCGCGTTCAGGTGTTCGGGGAGGCTGTCCGCGAGCCGGGACTCTATCTCCTTTCCCTCCCGGAGCAGGCGGCGGTACTTGTCGGCGTCCGACGTGTCGCAGACGACCCAGCCGTAGCCCACGTCGTCGTAGCCGGGGCGGCCCGCGCGGCCGAGCATCTGGAGCACGTCGAGCGGGCTCATGTCCACTTCGCCCTCGAGGGGGTCGTGGAGTTTCGTGTCCCGTATCACGACGCAGCGCGCGGGGAGGTTGACGCCCCACGCGAGCGTCGAGGTGGAGAAGAGGAGTTCGATTTTGCCCTCGCGGAACCACTGCTCGACGAGGTTCTTGTCGTTCGTGGAGAGCCCGGCGTGGTGGAACGCGACGCCGTCCAGCACGGACTTCCGGAGCGTGCTGTTGTCCAACTGCTCGCTCTCGGTGTGGAAGTCGTAGTCGCCGCGCGCGCCCATCGGGATGTCGCGTTCCGCGATCTCGTCCCGGGACTTCTTCGCGGCCTGCACGGTGTCCTGGCGGCTGGAGACGAACACCAAGGCCTGCCCGTCCTCGCGCAGGTGGGGTTCCGCGAGGTCGAGCGCGGTAAAGAGCCGCCTGTACTTGTCGGCGAAGGCGTTGTCGCCGTGCGTGTACGTCCGCACGTCCGCGTGCAGGTCGACGGGCCGGTAGTCGTCCCCGAACTCGAACGTCGTCTCCGGGGGCGCGTCGAGCCAGTTCGCCACGTCGCCGATGTTCGGCATCGTCGCGGAGAGCGCGACGACCCGGGGGTCGCAGAGCCGCCGCATCCGCGCGACCACGACTTCGAGCACCGACCCGCGGTGTTCGGAGTCGAGGAGGTGGACTTCGTCGATGACCACGAGGTCTACGTCCGTGACGAACGAGTACCGGGGACTGTCGTGTTTTCGAGTGGCGGAGTCGAGTTTCTCCGGCGTCATCACGAGCACGTCCGCGCGCTCGGCGCGCCGGGGGTTCAGGTCGCGTTCGCCCGTGACGACGTACACGGAGTAGCCGAGGGATTCGAAGCGCTCCCACTCCGATTCCTTCTCGTTGGTGAGCGCGCGCAGGGGCGCGATGAACACCGCGGTGCCGCTCTCGCGGAGGGTCTTGCAGATGGCGAGTTCGGCGAGCGCGGTCTTCCCGGACCCGGTCGGTGCGGACGCGACGACGTTCTCCGAGGTGTCGAGGAGCGCCGGCGCGGCCTCGGACTGCATCTCGTTGAACTCCTCGAAGGGGAAGGCGTCCGCGAACTCCGGAACCGCTTCGGCGACCTCCATTGGTGTGGGGAAGCCGACGCCCGGGGAAAGGGGTTTCTCTCTAGTCCGCGCTCGCGCTGTCGGCCGCGCGGCGGAGCATGCCGTCTGTCGTGGAGTACCAGAAGTAGACGCAGAGGCCGACGGCGGCGGCGACGTTCGAGAGCGTCACCGCCCAGAAGACGGCGTGGACGCCGTACCCGAGGCCGACGCCGAGGATTCCCGAACCGACCGTGGCGACGGGGACGCGGACGGCCCAGTACTGGAGCATCGTCGCGTACATCGACACGTCGGTCTTGCCCGCGCCGTTGAACCCGGATTCGACGGTGTAGATCGCGCCGAGCGCCCAGTACCCGAACGCGAGAATCACGAGGTAGTCCGCGGTGAGCGCGAGCCCCTCGGCGGTGAGCGTGGGCGCGAACACGGTGGCGATGGTTTCGGGTATCGCGAGTTGGATCGCGGCGAACGCGGAGAGCCCGATGACGGCGACAGCGACGGCGACCCACGTGGTGCGTCTGGCGCGGTCGGTGTTCTCCGCGCCGAGGTTCTGTCCGACGACGCTGGTCGCGGCGTTCCCGAGGCCGATGGCGGGGACGAACGCGACGGTGGAGATGCGCGCCCCGACGGTGTACGCGGCGAGGCCGGCCGACCCGGCGGTGAAGGAGACGACGGCGATGACCGCGACGCGGGCGGCGTGTCGGGCGGTGCGCTGGCCGGCAGCGGGCCAGCCGACGGACACCATCTCGCGCGCCACGTCCGTGTCGAACGTGAACGACCCGGGGGAGAGCGAGAAGTTCCGGGTGCCGCGGAACGTGACGGAGACGGCGATCAGGAGACCGAACACGAAGCCGAGGGCGGTGGCGAGCGCCGCGCCGAACACCTCGAGGCGGGGGATGGGGCCCCAGCCGAGGATGAGGAAGGGGTCGAGGACGAGGTTCGATCCGAACGAGGCGAGGTTGATGTAGAGCGCGGCCGTCGAGTCGCCGGACGCGAGCAATCCCATTTCGAGCACGTCGCTCGCGCCGGCGGCGAGCGTCCCGACGGCGTACACCTGGAGGTAGATGGCGGCGTAGTCCGCGACCGCGCCGTCGGCGCCGAGCAGGGAGACGAGCGTGTCGGCGAACAGGAGCGCGACGACGGCGACGACGATCTGGAGCGCGATGGAGAGGACGACGCCCGCCCAGACGACGCGGCGCGCGCCCTCGTCGTCGCCCGCGCCGAGGCGCTGGGAGGTGAGGACGTGCGTGCCGGTGATGGCGAGCATCGCCGGGACGAGCGAGAGCGCGGTCAGCGGGACGACGAGGCCGACGCCGGCGACCGCGTCCTCGCCCACGCGTCCGACGAAGAACACGTCGACGACCTGCTGGGCGACGGCGACGAAGTTCTGCGCGACGAGCGGTGCGGCGAGGAGGAGGAGGGTGCGCGTGAGACGACCCTCGACCATATCTTCGTTCGATACGTCAAACATAGTTCAATACCGGAGTTATGGCCAAATTACCCGGAATGTTCATTAATCTATGGATATCGCGAGCGGGGCGCGGGAACCCCACGCTTTTGCCGTCGCGCCCGAAGGCTAGGGTATGAGTCGCCGACGGAAACCGGACTGGCTGAAGATGCGGCCGCCGTCCGGCGAGCGGTTCACGGAGATAAAGCGAACCCTGCGCGACCACGACCTCCACACGGTCTGCGAGGAGGCGTCGTGTCCGAACATGGGCGAGTGCTGGAGCGGCCGGGACGGCCCGGGGACGGCGACGTTCATGCTGATGGGCGACCGCTGCAGTCGCGGGTGTAACTTCTGCGACGTGAAGACGGGGGGGATGGAGGCGCTCGACCCGGACGAGCCCGCGAACGTCGCAGAGGCGGTCGCCGAAATCGGCCTCGACTACGTGGTGCTCACGTCGGTCGACCGCGACGACCTCGACGACCAGGGCGCGAGCCACTTCGCGGAGACGATCCGCGAGATAAAGCAGCGCGACCCGGACATCCTCGTGGAGTCCCTGATTCCGGACTTCCGGGGCGAGGAAGACCTCGTCCAGCGGATCATCGACGCGGGCCCGGACGTCATCGCGCACAACGTGGAGACGGTGGAGCGCCGGCAGTTCCCGGTTCGCGACCGGCGCGCGGGCTACGAGCAGTCGCTCTCGGTGCTCGAA is drawn from Salarchaeum sp. JOR-1 and contains these coding sequences:
- the endA gene encoding tRNA-intron lyase, which encodes MNGHARDGLVHVGGDARQRFYDSRGYGRPRDGDDVVLAPVEAAHLLFRGDLDAVEVDGNDCGFADYLARQNAGFGARFVVYADLRDRGFYLSPARDGWVDDSEGIDFVVYPRGDGPWDDTEAYRIRTVSERADVAASALGDVTLAVVDEESDITYFETERLAVPDDTPETPPAADGVLLDDRVVVWEPPERLHHEFFYGQPLTGRAAEHAPLQLSLVEAAHLAAVGALSVEGGVEAVVERGRDAEGGRFDRRLRAYRALRDAGYTPKTGFKFGADFRVYHDIEDADNLGHSPWLVRSLPADHTFSPRDVALDVRLAHGVRKRMVFALDAQDSPDWLAVSRLTP
- the lipA gene encoding lipoyl synthase, which codes for MSRRRKPDWLKMRPPSGERFTEIKRTLRDHDLHTVCEEASCPNMGECWSGRDGPGTATFMLMGDRCSRGCNFCDVKTGGMEALDPDEPANVAEAVAEIGLDYVVLTSVDRDDLDDQGASHFAETIREIKQRDPDILVESLIPDFRGEEDLVQRIIDAGPDVIAHNVETVERRQFPVRDRRAGYEQSLSVLEQVGRARDVYAKTSIMLGVGEHDHEVYQTLSDLRERGVDVVTLGQYLQPSRSHLDVADYVHPQKFETWRAVAEEELGFLYCASGPMVRSSYRAGELFVDALRRDDRSVAEARETARARAGE
- a CDS encoding phenylalanine--tRNA ligase subunit alpha; translation: MQLPRHQLAVLETASADEPRRIDDIADDADLPPETVTGAAFELEEAGLLSVTETVEEELELTEEAREYLDDGLPEVRLYRAAVEAGATDDSVSLGELLGRAGLDGPQVDIALSNLARKGYGTIDAGSVAANPDADPDSDGEAAALASLADGEPVTDESAVDALVRRDLVSRSERTVRTVQLTEAGVTALMEGVETEGGLGQLTPDVLSSGEWRDADFRSYDVEAAAEDVNPGRTHPLREMAENVKDVLVGMGFQEMAGPHVDAEFWINDALFMPQDHPARTHWDQFALSQPSEIRDLPDDLVSRVEDAHRQGVGDDGEGYHSPWTEEMARGLDLRGHTTSLSMRYLSGEAEGDLEPPQRYFSVEKVYRNDTLDATHLLEFFQIEGWVMADDLSVRDLMGTFTEFYSQFGIEDVTFKPHYNPYTEPSFELFGRHPRTGEIIEIGNSGIFRPEVLEPLGVDCDVMAWGLALERLMMLVTGAEDIRDVHGTLVDLDYLRGEEVLY
- a CDS encoding MATE family efflux transporter, whose amino-acid sequence is MFDVSNEDMVEGRLTRTLLLLAAPLVAQNFVAVAQQVVDVFFVGRVGEDAVAGVGLVVPLTALSLVPAMLAITGTHVLTSQRLGAGDDEGARRVVWAGVVLSIALQIVVAVVALLFADTLVSLLGADGAVADYAAIYLQVYAVGTLAAGASDVLEMGLLASGDSTAALYINLASFGSNLVLDPFLILGWGPIPRLEVFGAALATALGFVFGLLIAVSVTFRGTRNFSLSPGSFTFDTDVAREMVSVGWPAAGQRTARHAARVAVIAVVSFTAGSAGLAAYTVGARISTVAFVPAIGLGNAATSVVGQNLGAENTDRARRTTWVAVAVAVIGLSAFAAIQLAIPETIATVFAPTLTAEGLALTADYLVILAFGYWALGAIYTVESGFNGAGKTDVSMYATMLQYWAVRVPVATVGSGILGVGLGYGVHAVFWAVTLSNVAAAVGLCVYFWYSTTDGMLRRAADSASAD
- the pheT gene encoding phenylalanine--tRNA ligase subunit beta, which codes for MVVVDIDPDELRTLTGHDEKSDDELKDDLFALGLEFEGETDGGAFQLEFAPDRLDRLSVEGVARSLRYQYGDTRGIFVPDANDAEWTIEVDDSVPDYRPYVTGAVVRDVNLSEDALDSLIQLQEKLHATMGRKRAKGAIGIHDLTMLKGGALGPDAADDHNSVEYRGVSPDGDTFVALDSDRELTPDEVLTDHPTGETYADLVEGHDTYPAIYDDLGLFSFPPVINGRRTEVTTDSRDLFIELTGTDQWTIDKMCVILCYALSARGGQIESVDVEYPDRTLVRPDFETTEKHVTHDRIETLLGVDLSEDEVVDYMERAGLGVETEVWGDGVDYDVEVPPYRVDVLHAVDIVDDVGRAHGFNELVPRYPEVGTVGGRTSDSRHARAVRNTLAGLGFEGLLNFHMIAEDENYDRMGLDQDTDAVGGGRAATIAEPYSEDYEILRTWALPSLLMVLENNTHRAYPQDLGEVGFAAELDDAENTGVAERDTVAAVVARHDASYEDAKSRLQSLCRAFDASLETPPTTHPSFIDGRTAAIEIDGEQVGVIGELHPEVIVEHDLEVPVAGFELRRDALE
- a CDS encoding DEAD/DEAH box helicase, translated to MEVAEAVPEFADAFPFEEFNEMQSEAAPALLDTSENVVASAPTGSGKTALAELAICKTLRESGTAVFIAPLRALTNEKESEWERFESLGYSVYVVTGERDLNPRRAERADVLVMTPEKLDSATRKHDSPRYSFVTDVDLVVIDEVHLLDSEHRGSVLEVVVARMRRLCDPRVVALSATMPNIGDVANWLDAPPETTFEFGDDYRPVDLHADVRTYTHGDNAFADKYRRLFTALDLAEPHLREDGQALVFVSSRQDTVQAAKKSRDEIAERDIPMGARGDYDFHTESEQLDNSTLRKSVLDGVAFHHAGLSTNDKNLVEQWFREGKIELLFSTSTLAWGVNLPARCVVIRDTKLHDPLEGEVDMSPLDVLQMLGRAGRPGYDDVGYGWVVCDTSDADKYRRLLREGKEIESRLADSLPEHLNAEVAMGTIRGVGDVMDWLETTFYYHRAQSEPDDYDFAGLRDRVRDHLDTLRGRGFVEADDDLGLSATTLGILTSTYYLRMETAEAFHDLATNDALDEEAILAAVASAREFDSVSARQSERDAIQSSLRDRGSDLESGPRKVLAILYANTRGSVPPELRSDAWVITQNALRLLAALAEFFERFDRPRGANLAHRLEARIDTGVPRRAVGLTALDGVGAGRAHKLADEGIETPADAYDAGVEGLVDAGLSGGVAESVYEQATDAPRVGFDWGDFPDAIALGENELCEVAVTNDGGGASAYVSVRVNDTEMTEKTAFLTDSLQVPVGVFGASADELTYEVEVVFPDLPLLPVSETRTVRVA
- a CDS encoding endonuclease NucS domain-containing protein produces the protein MQDSTRVLAGDCTVTYENGRTTTQRGEVVVLVKPDNTVLVHDDAGYQPAAWLTRPNSVQFERDTSGFALVATKNEERLRVDSNADYGSAHYPVTPAGPTVGTCPDCASTLVRDGARVTCLGCRTAYALPRDATLTETTCEDCGLPTFRADRGDTFECCLDRTCDSLDDAVIGAFDAEWTCRCGSLLGIERRRALDAVCPDCDAVYRIPSGVVDGACDCGLPAFDTPSGRRCLDATCDRNQ
- a CDS encoding tryptophan--tRNA ligase; this encodes MTDDTPRDDGTAGADDVTLDPWGSSTVSDYEKLFGEFGIEAFDDLLDEVPNPHYLMRRAIIFGHRDYRRVLDAMRADEPFAALSGFMPTGDPHIGHKLVFDEIIWHQEQGGDAYALIADLEANAARGLTWEEIDEHSRNYLLSLLALGFDPEEGTLYRQSENRELQDLAFELGAEANFSELEAIYGFGGETDVSHMQSVVTQMADILYPQLDEPKPTVIPVGPDQDPHIRLARDLASRARYFKVTEAYASFELTDDERPLVARAYDAREEYADDAETPRCVEAAEWLADRGVDAFPEGVDEAMLSATIEKLENAGMEPLRPRTRFFDRNATDDAFEALIDAVEGEKRVFEGHVDAFDLTEAEARDLAQDVEVEHGGYGFVPPSSVYHRFMTGLTGGKMSSSIPASHISLLDDPETGYEKVKSATTGGRQSAEEQREKGGRPDDCPVYELYAYLLAADDDEFAERVYEECRNGDRLCGDCKEQAAELMREFLADHQEKRAEVEDLLEDADIQLTSTRA